The Paraphotobacterium marinum genome contains a region encoding:
- the accB gene encoding acetyl-CoA carboxylase biotin carboxyl carrier protein, protein MDIRKIKKLIELVEESGIREIEISEGEESVRISRGDAINQNPVIVPQPVQQQYNVESQPQIIQNTHLSPSTNEVEEASVESGHKVKSPMVGSFYRAPSPDAKPFIEVGQSVKTGDTLCIIEAMKMMNQIESDKDGVVKAILLNDGDAVEFDQPLVIIE, encoded by the coding sequence ATGGACATAAGAAAAATCAAAAAATTAATTGAACTTGTTGAAGAGTCTGGCATTAGAGAGATAGAAATTTCTGAGGGTGAAGAATCAGTTAGAATTAGTCGAGGAGATGCTATTAATCAAAATCCAGTCATTGTTCCTCAACCAGTTCAACAGCAATATAATGTAGAATCACAGCCACAAATTATTCAAAATACACATCTATCACCGAGTACTAATGAAGTTGAAGAGGCAAGTGTTGAGAGTGGACACAAGGTTAAATCACCAATGGTAGGTTCATTTTATAGAGCTCCTAGTCCAGATGCAAAACCATTTATAGAAGTTGGCCAATCAGTTAAGACTGGAGATACACTATGTATTATTGAGGCAATGAAAATGATGAATCAAATAGAATCAGATAAAGATGGAGTTGTGAAGGCAATCTTACTCAATGACGGTGATGCTGTCGAATTTGATCAACCTCTAGTAATTATTGAATAA
- the epmB gene encoding EF-P beta-lysylation protein EpmB, whose protein sequence is MNHMITQNEISVEQNWLFELKNSISSPKALLEILQIDENQINDDFSAKKLFPMRVPLSFVNRMNKQDPKDPLLMQVLPVMKEFEVNKNFTKDPLKEQKNQITGLLHKYKNRVLIMFKTGCAINCRYCFRRHFPYQENSLNKNKINVILEYIKQNSSINEVILSGGDPLMAKDHEIKSFLEKLSYIKTITTLRIHTRLPVVIPSRITDSLVKILCDSPLKIVIVTHINHPNEINDEFSKHISKLKNITILNQSVFLKGINNDSSILKNLSDKLFHAGILPYYIHATDAVEGTSHFFVPDSETKKIMRELLTLTSGYLVPKLVRENAGELSKTPIDLF, encoded by the coding sequence ATGAACCATATGATAACCCAAAATGAGATAAGTGTTGAGCAAAATTGGCTATTTGAGTTAAAAAATTCTATCTCTAGCCCAAAAGCATTACTTGAAATATTACAAATTGACGAAAATCAAATTAATGATGACTTTTCAGCTAAAAAGCTATTTCCTATGAGAGTTCCTCTAAGTTTTGTTAACAGAATGAATAAACAAGATCCAAAAGATCCTCTTCTCATGCAAGTTCTTCCTGTTATGAAGGAATTTGAAGTTAATAAAAATTTTACTAAAGACCCTCTAAAAGAACAAAAAAATCAAATAACAGGATTATTACACAAATACAAAAATAGAGTTTTAATAATGTTTAAAACAGGTTGTGCTATTAATTGTAGATATTGTTTTAGAAGGCACTTTCCTTATCAAGAAAATAGTCTTAATAAAAATAAAATTAATGTAATTTTAGAATACATTAAGCAAAACTCATCAATTAATGAAGTTATATTATCTGGCGGCGATCCGTTAATGGCTAAAGACCATGAAATAAAATCCTTTTTAGAAAAATTATCATATATCAAAACAATTACAACCCTAAGAATTCATACTAGGCTTCCCGTGGTGATCCCTTCAAGAATAACTGATTCATTAGTCAAAATTTTATGCGATTCACCTTTGAAAATAGTAATTGTTACTCATATTAATCATCCAAATGAGATAAATGATGAATTTTCAAAACACATATCTAAATTAAAAAATATAACCATTTTAAATCAAAGTGTGTTCTTGAAAGGAATTAATAACGACTCAAGTATTTTAAAAAATCTGAGCGATAAATTATTTCATGCGGGTATACTTCCCTATTATATTCATGCAACTGATGCAGTAGAAGGAACTTCTCATTTTTTTGTGCCTGACTCAGAAACAAAAAAAATAATGAGAGAGCTTTTAACTTTAACTTCTGGATATTTAGTCCCAAAGTTAGTGAGAGAAAATGCTGGAGAGTTAAGCAAAACTCCAATTGATCTTTTCTAA
- a CDS encoding AMP-binding protein: MNKKIKTIIFNPLGKIDDLYDHELNWHDELNKASEKNEPTVLSSNDPLFILYTSGSTGTPKGLVHSSGGYLVHVHNTFKDLFNFKQDDIYWSTADIGWITGHSYGVYGPLSNGATILIFEGNPLYEDGININSLIEKHQVNIFYTAPTLIRSLMSKKHLKNHVSTKSSLKVLGSVGEPLNPEAWSWYYNDFGQQKCPIIDTWWQTETGGILIAPKIKNYKKIAGSAGTSINGTEGFIINNHAEECKPDEEGFLVFRDSWPGQAISIFGDHARFEKTYFEQFSGFYCSGDGAKKDLQNNFFITGRIDDVLNVSGHRMGTSEIESAIVSHKSVVEAGVIGIPDKVKGEAIFAFVAVDDHTKKTTDLKVDIKNWVKKEIGALAIPSDIELVSELPKTRSGKIMRRILKKIAINDFDNFGDISTLANPESVNELISLKKQ, from the coding sequence TTGAATAAAAAAATAAAAACTATAATCTTTAATCCTCTTGGGAAAATAGATGATTTATACGATCACGAACTAAATTGGCATGATGAATTAAATAAAGCGTCTGAAAAAAATGAACCAACCGTATTATCATCAAATGATCCACTTTTTATATTATATACCTCGGGGTCTACTGGAACTCCAAAAGGTTTGGTTCACTCAAGTGGTGGGTATTTAGTCCATGTTCATAACACTTTTAAAGACTTATTTAACTTCAAACAAGATGATATCTACTGGAGTACCGCAGACATTGGATGGATCACTGGACATAGTTATGGTGTTTATGGACCATTATCAAATGGAGCTACCATTTTAATTTTTGAAGGAAACCCTCTTTATGAAGATGGCATAAATATAAATTCACTTATTGAAAAACATCAGGTCAATATTTTCTACACAGCCCCAACACTTATTAGATCTCTAATGTCAAAAAAACATCTAAAAAATCATGTTTCAACAAAATCTTCTTTAAAAGTATTAGGTAGCGTTGGTGAGCCTCTAAATCCTGAAGCATGGTCATGGTACTATAATGATTTTGGTCAACAAAAATGCCCTATTATTGATACATGGTGGCAAACTGAAACAGGAGGAATCCTAATTGCTCCAAAAATTAAAAATTATAAAAAAATAGCAGGTTCAGCTGGTACCAGTATTAATGGAACAGAAGGATTTATAATAAATAACCATGCAGAAGAATGCAAACCAGATGAAGAAGGTTTTTTGGTTTTCAGAGATTCTTGGCCTGGTCAAGCAATAAGTATCTTTGGTGATCATGCTCGCTTTGAAAAAACTTATTTTGAACAATTTTCAGGGTTTTATTGTAGTGGTGATGGTGCAAAAAAAGATCTCCAAAATAATTTTTTTATCACTGGTAGAATAGATGATGTTTTAAATGTATCAGGACATAGAATGGGGACATCTGAAATTGAATCCGCTATTGTAAGTCATAAGAGTGTTGTTGAAGCTGGGGTTATAGGAATTCCAGATAAAGTTAAAGGAGAAGCTATTTTTGCTTTTGTAGCCGTAGACGATCATACAAAAAAAACCACTGATTTAAAAGTTGATATCAAAAATTGGGTAAAAAAAGAAATTGGAGCACTTGCAATTCCATCTGATATTGAGTTAGTTAGCGAACTACCTAAAACTAGATCAGGCAAAATCATGAGGCGTATTTTAAAAAAGATTGCTATTAATGATTTTGATAACTTTGGGGATATATCTACATTAGCGAACCCTGAATCGGTCAATGAACTAATCTCGCTAAAAAAACAATAA
- the groL gene encoding chaperonin GroEL (60 kDa chaperone family; promotes refolding of misfolded polypeptides especially under stressful conditions; forms two stacked rings of heptamers to form a barrel-shaped 14mer; ends can be capped by GroES; misfolded proteins enter the barrel where they are refolded when GroES binds) — translation MSAKDVVFGNDARIKMLEGVNLLADAVKVTLGPKGRNVVLDKSFGAPTVTKDGVTVAKEIELEDKFQNMGAQMVKEVASQANDAAGDGTTTATVLAQSIVNEGHKAVAAGMNPMDLKRGIDKAVSAAVEELKTLSVPCSDNKSIAQVGTISANSDQTVGNIIAEAMERVGRDGVITVEEGQALQDELDVVEGMQFDRGYLSPYFINKQETGLVELENPFILLADKKVSNIRELLPLLEAVAKTSRPLLIIAEDVEGEALATLVVNNMRGIVKVAAVKAPGFGDRRKAMLQDIAVLTAGTVISEEIGLELEKVTLEDLGQAKRVNITKDNTTIIDGTGEQDVISARVTQIRQQIEEATSDYDKEKLQERVAKLAGGVAVIKVGAATEVEMKEKKDRVEDALHATRAAVEEGVVAGGGVALIRVASKLEGLTGDNEDQNVGIRLAMRAMEAPLRQITNNAGDEASVVANNVKAGSGSYGYNAATSEYGDMIEMGILDPTKVTRSAIQFAASVAGLMITTEAMITDLPQKDAPAMPDMGGMGGMGGMPGMM, via the coding sequence ATGTCTGCAAAAGATGTAGTTTTTGGTAATGATGCCAGAATTAAAATGCTAGAAGGTGTAAACCTATTAGCTGATGCGGTAAAAGTAACTCTTGGGCCTAAAGGTCGTAATGTCGTTTTAGATAAGTCTTTTGGCGCTCCAACTGTAACAAAAGATGGTGTAACTGTTGCTAAAGAAATTGAGCTAGAAGATAAGTTTCAAAATATGGGTGCTCAAATGGTAAAAGAAGTTGCTTCTCAAGCAAATGATGCTGCTGGAGACGGAACCACTACTGCAACAGTTTTAGCACAATCTATTGTAAATGAGGGACATAAAGCTGTTGCAGCTGGAATGAACCCAATGGATTTAAAAAGGGGTATTGATAAGGCTGTTTCAGCAGCTGTTGAAGAGCTAAAGACATTATCAGTTCCTTGCTCAGACAATAAATCTATTGCTCAAGTTGGAACTATTTCTGCAAACTCTGATCAAACTGTTGGAAATATTATTGCAGAGGCAATGGAGCGAGTTGGTAGAGACGGTGTTATTACTGTTGAAGAAGGCCAAGCATTACAAGATGAGCTTGATGTTGTAGAGGGTATGCAGTTTGATAGAGGATATCTTTCTCCGTACTTCATTAATAAGCAAGAAACTGGATTAGTTGAACTTGAAAACCCATTTATTTTATTAGCGGATAAAAAAGTATCGAATATTCGTGAGTTATTACCTTTATTGGAAGCTGTTGCTAAAACATCACGTCCACTTCTGATAATTGCTGAAGATGTAGAAGGTGAAGCTTTAGCTACTTTAGTTGTTAATAATATGAGAGGTATCGTTAAAGTTGCTGCAGTTAAAGCACCGGGTTTTGGTGATAGAAGAAAAGCAATGTTACAAGATATTGCTGTATTAACTGCCGGTACTGTTATTTCTGAAGAAATTGGTTTAGAACTAGAAAAAGTTACTTTAGAAGATTTGGGTCAGGCTAAGAGAGTTAATATTACTAAAGATAATACAACTATTATTGATGGTACGGGCGAGCAAGATGTAATTTCTGCACGTGTAACTCAAATTCGTCAACAAATTGAAGAAGCCACTTCAGATTATGACAAAGAAAAGCTTCAAGAAAGAGTGGCTAAACTTGCTGGTGGAGTTGCTGTGATTAAAGTTGGAGCTGCAACTGAAGTTGAAATGAAAGAAAAGAAAGATAGAGTTGAAGATGCTCTTCATGCAACAAGAGCTGCTGTTGAAGAAGGTGTAGTTGCTGGTGGTGGCGTTGCATTAATTCGTGTAGCTTCTAAACTAGAAGGTTTAACAGGCGACAATGAAGATCAAAATGTGGGTATTCGTTTAGCTATGCGAGCTATGGAAGCACCACTTCGTCAAATCACAAATAATGCTGGTGACGAAGCTTCAGTTGTTGCAAATAATGTTAAAGCAGGTTCTGGTAGTTACGGATATAATGCTGCAACATCTGAGTATGGAGACATGATAGAAATGGGTATTTTAGATCCTACTAAAGTTACTCGCTCTGCTATTCAATTTGCAGCATCAGTAGCTGGTTTGATGATCACTACAGAAGCAATGATAACTGATCTACCACAAAAAGATGCACCTGCAATGCCTGATATGGGCGGTATGGGTGGTATGGGTGGTATGCCAGGCATGATGTAA
- the epmA gene encoding elongation factor P--(R)-beta-lysine ligase — protein MSNNSPQTYMPSASIKNLKLRAQFIQRVRSFFSNENILEVDTPILSPYGTTDINIDSFITTYFDKKKYYLCTSPEFHMKRLLCDGIGSIYQISKAFRNEDVSKVHNPEFTMLEWYQVGIDHFELIKVIERFLKFVMGIPKCDIISYDECFQKYLQFSPLDLTVNEIRQQCLKRLELSEELEQENNKDVLLQLIFSLLIEPNLGENYPIFVHSFPATQASLAKINEFDSRISDRFELYYKGLELANGFHELSDHVEQNNRFNNDNFKRLHQNKEVVPIDVNLIESLKFGLPKCSGVAIGIDRLLMLELKENNIDKVISFSFDKC, from the coding sequence ATGTCTAATAATTCCCCTCAAACATATATGCCAAGTGCATCAATTAAAAATTTAAAGTTAAGGGCTCAGTTCATCCAAAGGGTAAGAAGTTTTTTTTCTAATGAAAATATTTTAGAAGTAGACACACCAATTTTGAGCCCTTATGGTACTACAGATATTAATATTGATTCGTTTATCACTACTTACTTTGATAAGAAAAAATACTACCTATGCACAAGCCCAGAATTTCATATGAAAAGATTATTATGCGATGGAATTGGTTCAATTTATCAAATTTCTAAAGCTTTTAGAAATGAAGATGTTAGTAAAGTTCATAACCCGGAATTCACAATGCTTGAATGGTACCAAGTTGGTATTGATCATTTTGAATTAATTAAAGTTATTGAAAGGTTTTTAAAGTTTGTAATGGGCATTCCTAAATGTGATATAATATCCTATGATGAATGTTTCCAAAAATATCTGCAATTTTCTCCGCTGGACCTAACAGTTAATGAAATAAGGCAACAATGTTTGAAACGTCTAGAATTATCGGAAGAATTAGAACAAGAAAATAATAAAGATGTACTATTACAATTAATATTCTCTCTATTAATAGAACCAAATCTCGGTGAAAACTATCCAATTTTTGTTCATAGTTTCCCTGCTACTCAAGCGTCTTTAGCCAAAATAAATGAATTTGATTCACGGATAAGTGATCGTTTTGAGCTATATTACAAAGGTTTAGAGCTAGCGAATGGGTTTCATGAACTATCAGATCATGTTGAGCAAAACAATAGATTTAATAACGATAATTTTAAAAGGTTACATCAAAATAAAGAAGTTGTGCCAATAGATGTTAATCTTATAGAATCTTTAAAGTTTGGATTACCTAAATGTTCTGGGGTCGCTATCGGTATCGATAGACTTTTAATGCTAGAGCTAAAAGAGAATAACATTGATAAAGTTATTTCTTTTAGCTTTGATAAATGTTAA
- the efp gene encoding elongation factor P, giving the protein MATFSTNEFRGGMKIMLDNEPCVIIENEFVKPGKGQAFNRVKIRKLLSGKVLEKTFKSGETVEAADIVDLDLDYLYNDGEFYHFMNNETFEQLAADNNAVGDNSKWLVENNTCMLTLWNGNPIAVTPPNFVELEVVETDPGLKGDTQGTGGKPATLSTGAVVRVPLFIQIGEIIKVDTRNGEYVSRVK; this is encoded by the coding sequence ATGGCAACATTTAGTACCAATGAATTCCGAGGTGGAATGAAGATTATGCTTGATAATGAGCCTTGTGTCATCATTGAAAATGAATTTGTTAAACCAGGGAAAGGACAAGCGTTTAATCGCGTAAAAATTAGAAAACTATTATCTGGTAAGGTTTTGGAAAAAACTTTCAAGTCAGGTGAAACAGTTGAGGCCGCAGATATTGTTGATTTAGATTTAGATTATTTATATAACGATGGGGAGTTTTATCATTTTATGAATAATGAAACCTTTGAACAATTGGCGGCTGATAATAATGCAGTTGGTGATAACTCAAAGTGGTTGGTTGAAAACAATACTTGTATGTTAACTTTATGGAACGGCAATCCCATTGCAGTAACACCTCCAAACTTTGTTGAGTTAGAAGTTGTGGAAACTGATCCTGGATTAAAGGGCGATACCCAAGGAACAGGAGGTAAACCAGCAACATTATCAACCGGTGCTGTTGTTCGAGTGCCACTTTTCATTCAAATTGGTGAAATAATAAAAGTTGATACTCGTAACGGCGAGTATGTGAGCCGAGTTAAATAA
- the aroQ gene encoding type II 3-dehydroquinate dehydratase translates to MSKKYKFLVLNGPNLNLLGIREKSIYGDFTLDDLIEKIYSNFDNRLDLVNFQSNSESDLIDRIHESYKSIDFIVINPAAYTHTSIAIRDALMAVSIPFIEVHISNIHKREAFRHNSYLSDIAVGVICGFGTDGYVYAVESGINYLKNLEKR, encoded by the coding sequence ATGTCAAAAAAATATAAGTTTTTAGTCTTAAATGGACCCAACTTGAATTTATTGGGAATTCGAGAAAAAAGTATCTATGGTGATTTTACATTAGATGACTTAATTGAAAAAATTTATAGTAATTTTGATAACAGATTGGACTTGGTTAACTTCCAATCAAATTCTGAATCAGATTTAATCGATAGAATACATGAATCCTATAAATCAATTGACTTTATTGTCATAAATCCAGCCGCATACACTCATACTAGTATAGCTATACGTGATGCTCTGATGGCTGTGTCTATACCATTTATAGAAGTTCATATTTCAAATATCCATAAGAGAGAAGCATTCAGACATAATTCATATCTATCAGATATTGCAGTAGGTGTAATATGTGGATTTGGCACTGATGGTTATGTTTATGCTGTAGAATCTGGTATTAATTACTTAAAAAATTTAGAAAAAAGGTAA
- the dsbD gene encoding protein-disulfide reductase DsbD: MRQFLILCFVCLFLFSYSSLSLANSEIKVNTKQKFEQPKYLKSKDAFILSYEKKDRIITLQWSIAPNYYLYKNSISITSSDNRDLFFSKPPGIKYNDPTFGYVNVYKEKISFPVYLSNINSNTLLVSYQGCNIHGFCYPPQTKTIELNPSISDNYQNILSQWFSPFMFLVFGIGLAFTPCIFPMYPITTKILSFHEQKPKKTIINAIIYLQGIAVIYSIFGFITSLVGLKVQFIFQSPLFLITACIILILLGLSMMFQFQIIGSSKLNNFINQLSFSLRFKSNYLNSFFLGILAGILCTPCTTAPLSAVLIYSTQANNPLWTSINLYLLATGMTLPLLVFILVGKKHFPKSGAWLNSIKQLLGLILLTLPIMIIQPIINPYIIKILWFIWASCLFLFILKKFNFTLKSSLFLVFITIVITIAYLNFKPQKTTQLNFLNLSTQSEIDKQIISPANKDKLIMIDFYADWCSACRKLEHTTFVNPKVINAMLGMQKIRVDLSELNEENLKIMQKMNIIGLPTILFIKNNTILKKHTITGFISANLMVDHINSMTSQ, from the coding sequence ATGCGACAATTTTTAATTTTATGTTTTGTATGTTTATTTTTATTTTCTTATTCATCACTTTCATTAGCTAATAGTGAAATAAAAGTAAATACAAAACAGAAGTTTGAACAACCCAAGTACTTAAAATCCAAGGATGCTTTTATTCTTTCATATGAAAAAAAGGATAGAATAATCACTTTACAATGGTCAATTGCACCTAATTACTATCTATATAAGAACTCTATTTCTATTACCTCCTCTGATAATAGAGACTTGTTTTTTTCTAAACCTCCAGGTATAAAATACAATGATCCTACTTTTGGATATGTAAATGTGTACAAAGAAAAAATATCTTTTCCTGTTTATTTATCTAATATCAATTCAAATACATTATTAGTTTCATATCAAGGTTGTAATATCCATGGTTTTTGTTATCCACCTCAAACAAAAACAATCGAATTGAATCCATCAATATCTGATAACTATCAAAATATACTTTCGCAATGGTTTTCGCCTTTTATGTTTTTAGTTTTCGGAATTGGTTTAGCATTTACACCATGTATATTTCCCATGTACCCTATAACTACCAAAATTCTATCTTTTCATGAACAAAAACCAAAAAAAACAATAATTAATGCAATAATTTATTTACAAGGCATAGCTGTTATCTATAGTATATTTGGTTTTATTACATCTCTTGTTGGATTAAAAGTACAATTTATATTTCAAAGTCCATTATTTTTGATAACTGCATGTATCATATTAATATTACTTGGCTTATCGATGATGTTTCAATTCCAGATTATAGGTTCTTCTAAACTAAATAATTTTATTAATCAATTATCCTTTTCATTAAGATTTAAATCCAATTATTTGAATTCATTTTTTCTTGGAATACTCGCTGGAATTTTGTGCACTCCATGTACAACCGCGCCTTTATCTGCAGTGTTAATTTATTCTACACAAGCTAATAACCCGTTATGGACATCAATTAACTTGTATCTTTTGGCCACTGGTATGACTTTACCCCTTTTAGTTTTTATTTTGGTAGGGAAAAAACATTTTCCTAAGTCGGGGGCATGGCTCAATTCAATAAAACAACTCCTTGGTTTAATCCTATTAACATTACCTATAATGATTATTCAACCTATTATAAATCCATACATAATTAAAATACTGTGGTTCATTTGGGCTTCATGTTTGTTTTTATTTATACTGAAAAAATTCAATTTTACTCTAAAATCTTCTTTATTTTTAGTTTTTATAACAATTGTTATAACTATTGCTTATTTAAACTTCAAACCTCAAAAAACTACTCAACTAAATTTTTTAAATCTAAGCACTCAATCGGAGATTGATAAACAAATAATATCTCCTGCAAATAAAGATAAATTGATTATGATTGATTTTTATGCAGACTGGTGTAGCGCCTGTAGAAAGTTGGAACACACTACTTTTGTGAACCCTAAAGTGATAAATGCTATGTTAGGTATGCAGAAAATAAGAGTAGATTTATCTGAGTTAAATGAAGAAAATTTAAAGATTATGCAAAAAATGAATATCATTGGTTTACCAACAATTTTATTTATTAAAAACAATACTATTTTAAAGAAACATACAATAACAGGATTTATCTCTGCAAATTTGATGGTGGATCATATTAATTCAATGACTTCACAATAA
- a CDS encoding AMP-binding protein — MLNEGKKYNENVWNKLAKNIDWISKYSKINDSSFHKPIKINWFDGGELNVSYNCLDRHLENNADKIAIIWESEDGLSTKTITYTDLHKKVCRFANVLKSQNISKGDTVCIYMPMTIEAIVAMLACARIGAIHNVIFAGFSANSIADRIKDSKSKLIICGDYSIRNQRKIPLKITSEKPSLF, encoded by the coding sequence ATGCTTAATGAAGGAAAAAAATATAATGAAAATGTTTGGAACAAATTAGCTAAAAATATAGATTGGATTAGCAAATATTCAAAAATAAATGATTCGTCATTCCATAAGCCTATAAAAATTAACTGGTTTGATGGAGGAGAGTTAAATGTCTCATATAATTGTTTAGATAGGCATTTAGAAAATAATGCTGATAAGATTGCAATTATATGGGAAAGTGAAGATGGCTTAAGTACTAAAACGATTACATATACAGATTTACATAAAAAAGTATGTCGTTTTGCTAATGTACTAAAGTCTCAAAACATATCAAAAGGTGATACTGTTTGTATTTACATGCCGATGACTATTGAAGCAATAGTAGCCATGTTAGCATGCGCAAGAATAGGAGCCATTCATAATGTTATCTTTGCTGGATTCTCTGCTAATTCCATCGCAGATAGAATAAAAGATTCAAAGTCAAAATTGATTATTTGTGGTGATTACTCAATAAGAAATCAACGAAAAATTCCATTAAAAATAACATCAGAGAAGCCCTCTCTATTTTGA
- the accC gene encoding acetyl-CoA carboxylase biotin carboxylase subunit translates to MLDKLVIANRGEIALRILRACKELGIKTVAVHSSADKDLKHVKLADESICIGPAKGTESYLNIPRIISAAEITGSVAIHPGYGFLSENADFAEMVEKSGFIFVGPKAETIRIMGDKVAAIDAMKKAGVPCVPGSGGPLDNDESKNKSIAKRIGYPVIIKASGGGGGKGMRVVRKESELIDSIQITKAEAKANFNNDMVYMEKFLENPRHIEVQVLADGKGSAIHLGERDCSMQRRHQKVVEEAPAPGISEDMRKFIGDRCCRACVEINYRGAGTFEFLYENGEFYFIEMNTRIQVEHPVTEMVTGVDLIKEQLRIAAGQPLSFSQKDIQMKGHAIECRINAEDPETFIPSPGLIERFHAPGGMGVRWESHIYGGYSVPPFYDSMIGKLICHGENRDVAIARMKNALNEIIITGIKTNIPLQKSIMDDENFQHGGANIHYLEKKLGMQ, encoded by the coding sequence ATGTTAGATAAATTAGTTATAGCTAACAGGGGCGAAATTGCTTTAAGAATTTTGCGTGCTTGTAAAGAGTTAGGTATTAAAACTGTAGCGGTTCATTCATCTGCAGACAAAGATTTAAAGCATGTGAAATTAGCTGATGAATCAATTTGTATAGGTCCTGCCAAAGGAACAGAGAGTTACCTTAATATCCCAAGAATAATAAGTGCAGCTGAAATTACCGGATCTGTTGCTATTCATCCTGGTTATGGATTTTTATCAGAAAATGCAGATTTTGCTGAAATGGTGGAGAAATCTGGTTTTATTTTTGTAGGCCCAAAAGCTGAAACTATAAGGATAATGGGTGACAAAGTAGCCGCTATTGATGCAATGAAAAAAGCTGGTGTTCCTTGTGTTCCTGGTTCAGGTGGCCCATTAGATAATGACGAAAGTAAAAATAAATCAATAGCTAAAAGAATTGGTTATCCTGTAATTATCAAAGCCTCTGGTGGAGGTGGTGGTAAAGGTATGCGTGTAGTAAGAAAAGAGTCAGAATTAATTGATTCCATCCAAATTACCAAAGCCGAGGCCAAAGCAAACTTTAATAATGATATGGTGTACATGGAAAAGTTTCTTGAAAACCCACGACATATTGAAGTTCAAGTTCTTGCGGATGGAAAAGGCTCTGCGATTCATCTTGGTGAAAGAGACTGCTCCATGCAACGTCGCCATCAGAAAGTGGTCGAAGAAGCTCCAGCTCCAGGTATATCCGAAGATATGAGGAAATTTATTGGTGATCGATGCTGTAGAGCATGTGTGGAAATCAATTACAGAGGCGCAGGAACTTTTGAGTTTTTATACGAAAATGGTGAATTTTATTTCATAGAAATGAACACTAGAATACAAGTTGAGCACCCAGTTACAGAAATGGTTACTGGTGTCGATCTAATTAAAGAACAGTTAAGAATAGCTGCAGGTCAACCATTGTCTTTTAGTCAAAAAGATATACAAATGAAAGGACACGCAATAGAGTGTAGAATAAATGCTGAAGATCCAGAAACATTTATTCCATCTCCAGGTTTAATAGAGCGTTTCCATGCACCTGGCGGTATGGGAGTAAGATGGGAATCTCACATTTATGGTGGTTATTCTGTCCCACCATTCTACGACTCTATGATAGGAAAGTTAATTTGTCATGGAGAAAATAGAGACGTTGCGATTGCAAGAATGAAAAATGCACTTAATGAAATTATTATCACGGGTATAAAAACTAATATCCCATTACAAAAAAGTATTATGGATGATGAGAATTTCCAACATGGTGGTGCAAATATTCATTATCTTGAAAAGAAATTAGGGATGCAATAA
- a CDS encoding co-chaperone GroES: protein MSIRPLHDRVIVEREENESKSAGGIVLTGSAAEKSTRGVVLAVGNGQILENGTVRALDVKVGDKVLFSEGYTTKTEKLDGKEVLVMSESDIMAIIEE from the coding sequence ATGAGCATTCGTCCATTACACGATCGTGTTATCGTTGAACGTGAAGAAAATGAATCTAAATCTGCAGGAGGAATAGTTTTAACTGGTTCTGCTGCAGAAAAATCAACGCGAGGAGTGGTTCTAGCTGTAGGAAATGGTCAAATCCTTGAAAATGGTACAGTGAGAGCATTAGATGTTAAAGTAGGTGATAAAGTATTGTTTTCTGAAGGCTATACAACTAAAACTGAAAAACTTGATGGAAAAGAAGTTTTAGTTATGTCTGAAAGTGACATCATGGCAATTATTGAAGAATAA